Part of the Pedobacter roseus genome is shown below.
GCTATCGAATTGCTCATCAGTTAATTCTATTTTTGATTGAAAGTATTCCTTAAACTGGTGAATCATAAAGATAGGCGTTATTTTTTTACGGGCTTAATATCGGAAAAATCTACGCCACATTTGCAATTTCCACCACAGCCATCTTTTTTTACCTGTAAAGATTTAAAAACCAAACGGCCAACATATACCAATGCTACCGCAAAAAGTAAAAAGACTAAAATCGTTTGAATATCCATAATACAAATATAAGTGCTTTTAGTGTTTTGGTGTTCAGGTGAATGTAAATTATTGCTGGGTATTTTACCACAGAGAAAACCGAGTTTTATAAGGGGTACAGTGAGCGGGTTTAGAGATGTTTTGCCACGGATTCATAAAAAACACTGAGGGATATTACTTAGGCATTGTTTTCCGTGCCATCCGTGTCTCCGTGGCCGAATGGTTGTTGAAGATTTTAGGTGTAGTTTTTTTGTTTTGCCACGGATTCACAGAAAACACGGAGGGATATTACTTAGGCATTGTTTTCCGTGCCATCCGTGTCTCCGTGGCCGAATGGTTATTGAAGATTTTAGGTGTAGTTTTTTGTTTTGCCACGGATTCACAGAAAGCACGGAGGGATATTACTTAGGCATTGTTTTCCGTGCCATCCGTGTCTCTGTGGCCGAATGGTTATTGAAGATTTTAGGTGTAGTTTTTTGTTTTGCCACGGATTCATAGAAAACACGGAGGGATATTACTTAGGCATTGTTTTCCGTGCCATCCTTGTCTCCGTGGCCGAATGGTTATTGAAGATTTTAGGTGTAGTTTTTTTGTTTTGCCACGGATTCACAGAAAACACGGAGATTGTTTCTCTGTGTACCTGTGCTTTTTTCTTTGTGTACTCTGTGGTTAAGAAAACAGGTATTATTCCTCCATAAAACCTATTGTACCACCAACCCAATCGAAATTGGCATTATAACGTACACCAATCATTTTGCCCCTGCTTAATCTGGCCAGGTTAATACAGAGTTGAGGCTCACCACCATCAGGCCATAAATACATCATCCTGATTTCGGCCTTTACTCCACCGTCTGGCGCCTGAACAGCGGGTTCAT
Proteins encoded:
- a CDS encoding FeoB-associated Cys-rich membrane protein, whose protein sequence is MDIQTILVFLLFAVALVYVGRLVFKSLQVKKDGCGGNCKCGVDFSDIKPVKK